The sequence below is a genomic window from Actinokineospora baliensis.
GCGCGCGGATCGCACTACGTCGCGACCGACCGTCCACATGCGGCACTCGCGGACTTCCAGCGCTGCGGCGAACTCATGTCCGGTTGGGACGTCGACCTCCCGGCGCTGGTCCCGTGGCGGGCCGGGGCCGCGCAGGCGCAGTTGGCCTTGGGGAACAGGGAAACCGCGCGGACGTTGATGGCTGAGCAGTTGACGCGCCCGGGAAGTGAGGGTGCACGCACGCGCGGGACGACCCTGCGGATCCTGGCCACGGCATCGCCCACGGAGCGGCGGGTGGCGTTGCTGACCGAAGCCGTGGAGTTGCTGCACACCGGCGGGGACCGGTTCGAACTGGCGCGGGCGCTGCTGGACCTGAGCCACGCGCACAGCGCCGCCGGGGACTGCGAGAAGGCTCGGACGGTGGCGCGGCGCGCGTTGCAGATGGCCAAGGGGTGTCACGCGGAACCGTTGAGCCGGGAGCTGTTGCCGGGGCGGGAGCCGGAGGTGCCGGAGCAGACGGGGCGGCATCAGGAGCCGACGGGGATGGATTCGCTGAGCGAGGCTGAGCGGCGGGTGGCGGTGTTGGCCGCGTTGGGGCACACGAATCGGGAGATCGGCGGGAAGCTGTACATCACGGTTAGTACGGTGGAGCAGCACTTGACGCGGGTGTACCGGAAGTTGAACGTGAGTCGGCGGACGGATCTGCCTGCGGGGTTGCCTCGGCAGTTGTTGGGGGCTGTGGAGGAGAGGTGACGACTGCGGCATCGCCGCCTGGTCCGTGGTGGTTGGGTGGGCTCGGTGGGGCTCGCGACCCGGACACGTGGTGGAGCGGTGTGCTTGATGGGGCTCGCGACCCGGGCCCGTGGTGGAGCGGTGTGCTTGATGGGGCCGGTCGGCTCGCCTTCGGCATTGCGCTGGACCCGGGGTGGTCCGGGGTGCTCGATGGGGCGAACTTGGTTTGCGCGGGGCCCCTGCGCCACCCGTGGCAGGACCGCAAAGCCGGGGCCGAAAAGCATGGCCCTGCAGCGAGGCAAGGCTACGGGCACCGCCACCCCACACAAACCAAGTCCGCCCCATCGAGCAGTTGGGGTGGGCAGCTTCCGAGTGTCCAGTGGCTGGGTTGGGTGGGTTGGGGCGGGCTACAAGATCGACAATTCGCTACAAGGCTAAGAGGCGAAGACGAGGATTAGGGCCAGGATGGCTAGGGGGGCTAGGGCCCACCAGGTTGAGGTGATGGCGACTACGGCCACGGTGCTCAGGGCGGCTACACCGAGAAAGGCGACCAGGCCTCGGTTGTTGCGCCGAGGCGCTGGTCGTTCCCAGAGGGTGTCCTGTTGAACGACAACCTTGGCCTCGACCTGGGGTGGGTCGAAGGACGGGTGGGGGGCGGGGAGGTCGTCGAAGAGGGTGTGGAGGTCTGAGCGGGTTCGGGCGGCGGTGGCCTGGGTGACGCGTTGCTCGTATTCGGCCAGGTCGATGCGGCCGTTGGACAGGTGGTCGGCCAGGGCGGCCACGGCCGCTTCGCGCTCGGCGGTGCCGACTCTGATGTTGGCCTCGCGACCGGTCGCCATGGCGCCCAGTTTACGCGGGGATCAGGCGTCCTTGCGCAGCACAGCTTCGATTTCCACCAGTACGCGCACGTCGTCGCTGATGACGAAGTTGCCGTTGGTGAGGGTGGACTGGTAGGTCAGGCCGAAGTCGGCCCGGCTGAGGGTGGTCGAGGCCGAGAAGGCCGTCTTCTGCGCGCCGTCGATGCCCACGCCGAAGCCGAGGGCCTCTACGTCGAGGGTGATCTGGCGGGTGGTGCCGAGCAGGGTCAGTTCGGCGTCGAGCAGGTAGTTGTCGCCGTTGGGGCGCAGGGCGGTCGAGGTGAGGGTGGCCGTGGGGTGCGCGTCGACGTTGAAGAAGTCGGGGCTCAGGAGGTGTCTGTTGAACGACTCGAGGCCGGTGTCGAAGGAGGCGGTGTCGATCTCGGCGGTGAAGGTCGAGGCGAACGGGTCCTCCGCGGTGACGATGACGCCGGAGAAGCGCTCGAAGCTGCGCCGGTAGCGGGCCAGGCCGAGGTGGCGCACCACGAAGGACACGTCCGAGTGGATGGGGTCGATGTCCCAGGTCCCGGCGACGTAGCCGGGGATCCGGATGGCGGTGGTCACTGGCGTGCTCCTTCGTGCTCGAACTGCTGACCCGCACAAGGTCGCACCCGTGACAATCCGCGTCAAAGTACTCCCGCGTACCGGGACGCCGACCGCCTAGGCTCGGAGGCGTGCTCAGTCATGGGATGACTTACGACGTGGCGGCGGTCCGGGCGAGGTTCCCCGCGCTCGCCGAAGGTGCGGCGCACTTCGACGGGCCGGGCGGCTCTCAGGTGCCGGTGGACGTGGCCGAGGCGGTGGCCGGGGTGATGGTCGCCGCGGTGGCCAACCGGGGGCGGGTGACGGCGGCCGAGCGGCGGGCCGACCTCATCGTCACCGAGGCCAGGCAGGCGGTCGCCGACCTGCTCGGCGCCGATCCGCGCGGGGTGGTGTTCGGCCGCAGCATGACCCAGCTCACCTACGACCTGTCCCGCGCGCTGGCCAAGGGCTGGGGCCCGGGCGACGAGGTGATCGTCACCCGGCTTGACCACGACGCCAACATCCGGCCGTGGGTGCAGGCCGCGGCCGCGGCGGGGGCGACCCTCCGCTGGGCCGACTTCGACCCGGCGACCGGGGTGCTGCCCACTGCCGCCATCACCGACCTGCTCACCCCGAAGACCAAGCTGGTCGCGGTCACCGCCGCGTCCAACCTGCTCGGCACCCAGCCGGACATCCCCGCGATCACCGCGGCCGTGCACGGGGTCGGCGCCCTCGCCTACGTCGACGGGGTGCACCACACCGCGCACGCGCTGGTCGACGTCAAGGCGTTCGGCGCGGACTTCTACGCCTGCTCGCAGTACAAGTTCCTCGGCCCGCACCTCGGCACGGTCGTCGCCGACCCGGAGTTGCTGGAGACCCTGCGGCCGGACAAGCTGCTGCCGTCCTCCGACGCGGTCCCGGAGCGGTTCGAGCTGGGGACGCTGCCGTACGAGTCATTGGCCGGGAGTACGGCGGCCGTTGAGTTCCTCGCGAACCTGGTGCCGGGCGAGGGAACAAGGCGAGAGCGCCTGACGAGGTCGCTGACCGCTCTGCACGAGCACGAGACCGTCCTCTTGCGACGACTCGAAAGCGGCTTGCGCGCACTTCCCGGCGTCACCGTCTACGGAGATCCTGAGCGCGCGAGGACTTCTACCGTTCTGTTCACAGTGGACGGCTTGACACCGCAAGAGGTGTACGAGCGCCTGGGATTGGCTGGGGTCAATGCGCCCGCAAGCCACTTCTACGCCATCGAGTGCGCTCGACACCTGGGTATCGGTGACGCGGGCGCAGTTCGCGCCGGGATCGCCCCGTACACCAACGAGTCCGATGTGGACCGCTTGCTCACCGCGGTGGTCGACCTGGCGGGATGATGGCGAGGCCCTACCCGGCGCACCCCGGGTAGGGCCTCTGTTCCACCGCCCCGCGTCTCAGCCGGTGACGAGCGTGAGCCCGTACACCGAGAGGATCTCGTTGACCGGCTGGAAGTACGTCGTGCCACCGGAAGAGCAGTCGCCGGACCCACCCGAGGTGACGCCCTGGGCCTGGTCGCCGCTGACCCACGAGCCGCCGGAGTCACCCGGCTCGGCGCAGGCGTTGGTGCGGGTCAGGCCGGACACGGTGCCCTGCGGGTAGTTCACCGAGGCGTTGGTGGCCTGGATGGTGCCGCAGTGCCACCCGGTGGTCGACCCGGACCGGCAGACGCTCTGGCCGACTCCGGCCTCGGAGGAGCCGCCGACGGTCACGTCCCCGTTGCCGTAGCCGTTCACCGTCGGCGACGGGGTCCACGACGAGTTCGACGCGACCCAGGCGTAGTCGTTGCCGGGGAAGGACGAACCGCGGAAGGTGCCGAGCGCGCTCTGGTCCGCGCCGGTCGCGCTGGAACCGGTGGTGCCGCAGTGACCGGCGGTGACGAACCCGCCTTCGACCGAGAACCCGACCGAGCACCGGCTGGACCCGTTGATGTAGTAGGCGTTCCCGCCCACGATCGACCCGGCGAACAGCTGGGGCGCTTCGGTGGTCTCGGCGACGCGGACCGCCCCGGCGCTCTTGGCCTTGTCCACGAAGGACGTGACGTCGGCACCCTGTGCGCCGCGGGTCACGGTGAGGACGACCGAGTTGGACGGCGCGTCGACGTACCAACCGGTGACGGCGGTCGGCGCGCCCGCGCCTGCCTGCTCGTCGATGGCGGCCTTGGTCGCGTCCAGGTCCGCGGCGCTGTGCGCCACCACGGCCGGACGGGCACCGGTGGCGCGGACGGCGTCCGCTCTGCCCGGGTCGGCCACGCCGACCACGAGGGTGCCGCCGTCGAGCCACGACCCGCCGAAGGCCGCGCCCGCGGCGTCGCGGGCGGTGGGCAGCAGGGCCCGCGCGCCGTTCTCCGCGGCGATCCGCTGGTGCACCTGCTCGGCGGTGAGGCCGAGGTCGCGCTGGAGGGCCGGGACGAGCGCCTCTGGTGCCGCGGTGGCCGCCGGGGTGAGCGCCACGGCCGCGCCCGCGGCCAGTCCGATGGCGCCCAACGCGACGACCGCCTGTTTTCTCGTGGTGCTGCTGCGCATGGGGATGGTCCTCTTCCTTGCTCGCAGGGTTCCCGGGGTCTCACCCAGATCAGCGACCGCTGATCGGGGCAAGCCCGCCGGGGCGATGGCGTGACGCTAGTTCGCTAAGTCGCAGGTCGGGCACCCTACGAAAGTTGGTTTCGGCAATTCTTCACCCAATGAGCGGCAAATCGGTTACCAACGGTGAGCGAAATTGGTGGGCCCGTCTGGCCCCATCTGGTTACATCAAACGAGTGACCGACGATGCGGAGGTTGTGACGATTTCGGGGGACCTCGGGGAGGCCGCGATGGACTGGCCGCCACCGGGCTGGGTGATCACCTTCGACATGGTCGACCTGCAGCGCGGCCGGGCCAGGTTCATCGGCATCGGCATCGTCGACGGTCACCCCGAGCCGCACCCGCACCTCAACCGCTACCGGCTCCCGGTGCGCCCGCTGGGGCCGGAGCACAGGCCAGTCCCCGACTGGGTGGCGCTGTCGGACATCATTGACGCGGTGCCGCCGCCGGGGTGGTGACCGTGTCGGTGTTCGGAGGTGTGCCGTGCCGCTGCACCCCCAGGTGCGCGCAGTCGCCCAGGCCGGTGGCGTCCCGCCGCCGCTGACGGTCGAGACGCTGCCCGCGGCGCGGGCCGGGTTCGTGGCGAGCACGCTCGCCGAGGCGGGACCGGGCACGCCGCTGGCCGATGTGTCCGATGTGGACGCCTACGGGGTGCCGGTGCGGATCTACCGGCCCGCGCCCGGCGCACCGGTCGTGTTCTACCTGCACGGCGGCGGCTGGGCCATGGGCGACCTGGACACCCACGACCCGCTGTGCCGCTACCTGGCCGCGCTCTCCGGGGCGGCCGTGGTCGCCGTCGACTACCGGCTGGCCCCCGAGCACCCGTTCCCCGCCGCCAGCGACGACGTCGACGCCGCCATCGCCTGGATCCGCCGCGAGGGCGAGGCGCTCGGGCTCGACACCACGCGGATCGCGATCGCGGGCGACTCCGCTGGCGCGCACCTGGCCACCACCGCCGCCCGCCGCTGGCGCGACCGGGGCCAGCCCTTCGCCGCGCAGGTGCTGATCTGCCCGATCACCGACCACACCGCCCCGCTGTCCGATGTGGACAGCCCGGGACTGCTGGAGCAGGGCCTGGCCTTCTGCTGGGACGCCTACGCCCCAGCCGGGGTCGACCGGGACCAACCCGACCTGTCCCCCACCTCGGCCGACCTCACCGGCATGCCCCCCACCCTGGTGATCACCGCCGAGTACGACATCCTCCGCGCCAGCGGCGAGTCCTACGCCCTGTCCCTGGCCGAAGCGGGCGTCCCCGCCGTCAGCGTCACCTACCAGGGCATGATCCACGGCTTCTTCCGCCGCCTGGCCCGCTTCGACTCCGCCCGC
It includes:
- a CDS encoding DUF1707 SHOCT-like domain-containing protein, whose translation is MATGREANIRVGTAEREAAVAALADHLSNGRIDLAEYEQRVTQATAARTRSDLHTLFDDLPAPHPSFDPPQVEAKVVVQQDTLWERPAPRRNNRGLVAFLGVAALSTVAVVAITSTWWALAPLAILALILVFAS
- a CDS encoding YceI family protein; translation: MTTAIRIPGYVAGTWDIDPIHSDVSFVVRHLGLARYRRSFERFSGVIVTAEDPFASTFTAEIDTASFDTGLESFNRHLLSPDFFNVDAHPTATLTSTALRPNGDNYLLDAELTLLGTTRQITLDVEALGFGVGIDGAQKTAFSASTTLSRADFGLTYQSTLTNGNFVISDDVRVLVEIEAVLRKDA
- a CDS encoding cysteine desulfurase-like protein; this translates as MTYDVAAVRARFPALAEGAAHFDGPGGSQVPVDVAEAVAGVMVAAVANRGRVTAAERRADLIVTEARQAVADLLGADPRGVVFGRSMTQLTYDLSRALAKGWGPGDEVIVTRLDHDANIRPWVQAAAAAGATLRWADFDPATGVLPTAAITDLLTPKTKLVAVTAASNLLGTQPDIPAITAAVHGVGALAYVDGVHHTAHALVDVKAFGADFYACSQYKFLGPHLGTVVADPELLETLRPDKLLPSSDAVPERFELGTLPYESLAGSTAAVEFLANLVPGEGTRRERLTRSLTALHEHETVLLRRLESGLRALPGVTVYGDPERARTSTVLFTVDGLTPQEVYERLGLAGVNAPASHFYAIECARHLGIGDAGAVRAGIAPYTNESDVDRLLTAVVDLAG
- a CDS encoding S1 family peptidase; the encoded protein is MRSSTTRKQAVVALGAIGLAAGAAVALTPAATAAPEALVPALQRDLGLTAEQVHQRIAAENGARALLPTARDAAGAAFGGSWLDGGTLVVGVADPGRADAVRATGARPAVVAHSAADLDATKAAIDEQAGAGAPTAVTGWYVDAPSNSVVLTVTRGAQGADVTSFVDKAKSAGAVRVAETTEAPQLFAGSIVGGNAYYINGSSRCSVGFSVEGGFVTAGHCGTTGSSATGADQSALGTFRGSSFPGNDYAWVASNSSWTPSPTVNGYGNGDVTVGGSSEAGVGQSVCRSGSTTGWHCGTIQATNASVNYPQGTVSGLTRTNACAEPGDSGGSWVSGDQAQGVTSGGSGDCSSGGTTYFQPVNEILSVYGLTLVTG
- a CDS encoding alpha/beta hydrolase — protein: MPLHPQVRAVAQAGGVPPPLTVETLPAARAGFVASTLAEAGPGTPLADVSDVDAYGVPVRIYRPAPGAPVVFYLHGGGWAMGDLDTHDPLCRYLAALSGAAVVAVDYRLAPEHPFPAASDDVDAAIAWIRREGEALGLDTTRIAIAGDSAGAHLATTAARRWRDRGQPFAAQVLICPITDHTAPLSDVDSPGLLEQGLAFCWDAYAPAGVDRDQPDLSPTSADLTGMPPTLVITAEYDILRASGESYALSLAEAGVPAVSVTYQGMIHGFFRRLARFDSARQAVAQVAANLRAELS